TTTGATTCTTATATTCTTGAGTTTCTTCAAGTGGATAGAGAGTTTCCGATCGCTCTGCCCAGGCTTTTGTAGGAGCATCATACTCATCTGAATATGCGCTATCTATAGGCGAATCTGTCAAAGAAAAAGCAGCAGCAGAAGATTGTTGAATCTCTAACAGTGCTTCTTTAATTTCGGATGCAGACTGATAGCGCTGATGATAATCATAACGCACCATTTTGCTAACGATCGCAGCCAATTCTGGGTTTACTTGTGCCTTATGCGTCCACAGTATTTCTGCACTTTTAATGTCTTGCTGTAACTGGTTTGGCGATAGTCCCGTCAGAGCTTTAATCGCTGTAATTCCCACTGCATAGATATCGCTGTTTGGTCGCGGACGACCCGCACATTGTTCGGGTGGTGCATAACCTTGGGTTCCAATACCCACGGTGAAGCGACTTTGCCCGTCATTTTCCAGCAGTTGTGTGCTAACTTCTTTGACGGCACCAAAGTCAATCAGCACAAGCTTGTCGTCTGAGTCTCTCCTAATAATATTGTTGGGTTTAATATCGCGGTGAATGACTCCCTGACTGTGTACAAATTCTAATATTTCTAACAGTTCCAGCATTATATCTATAACTTGCGATTCGGTCAGTGGCTTGCCCGGTATTAACTCGTATTCTAGAGAATGACCGGCAATGAATTCCTGAACTAGGTAAAATTCATCGCCTTCTTCAAAGTAGGCGAGAAGTTGAGGAATTTGTTTGTGCTGACCGAGTTTTTCGAGTGCGTCTGCCTCTCGCGGAAATAAGCGTCTGGCGAGTTCCAAGTGCTTGTGATCGTTGGTGGCTGGCTTGAGTTGTTTGACCACACACAAAGGTTTACCAGGTCGCTGTGTATCTTGGGCAATATAAGTTTCCCCAAATCCTCCTGCACCTAAAACTTTGATAATTTCGTAGCGACCGCCAATTTTTTTATTGGCTGTTCCTGAGTCTTTTAGAGGCAGCAAGTCTTGCAGGTCATCGTGTTGGCTGAGAATTTCTTGGACAATTGGTGAAGTGACATATCGCTTCAAAGTTTGACGTAATTGGAATTTTCCGATCTGTTGCCTGGAGACATCTCCTGTTAGGTAGAAGAAGCCACTCAATACGATCGCGAAAGCTGGTACGGCTGTTGGCAAAATTAACTGACCGTAAGTAAAGGTGAAGTAGCTAACTGTTCCCCAAGCAAAGGCAATTCCTATTGCCCATCCAAAACGATTTAAGCTTCTTTTTCTTTTGCTCAGAAAAACGCTTGTGCCCAAAACTCCGCCAAATACAAACAGCCCCTGCATCAGCGGATTGGGTATTGCTTGACCGATCGCTTTGCCCTGCATCAAGGTGGCGATCGCATTGGCGTGAATCTCTATTCCCGACATCTGCTCGCGATACAGCAAGCTTCCAGAAAAGGGTGCCTTATGAAAATCTTGCACTTCGGTGATGGTTGTTGGCCCAATCAGAACAATCTTATCCTTGAATTTCCCTTGCTGTAGGTGGTTGTTCCAGATGTAAGGGTCGAGGACGTGGAAAAAGGGAATTTGTTTGAAGGTGTCCTTGGGGCCATAAAAGTAGATGCGATCGCCCTTAGCGCGAATGTTGCTCTGCCCAGCTGCTATCAACGCTGCTTCATCGAAAGAGGGTACCGCCACTGTTAAGGCATCAATTTCTTCTTTGACCTGCTTTGAGTATGTTTGAGACAACTGCTTAATGAACTCGCTGCTAAAGCGATGAATCCTGCCATCCACTTCCAGGGGGTAATTAATTATGCCCGCTGATATCGGCTTTGTCCGAAATAGAGGATTGGGAAGGGTTGGCTGGATTAAGCTGCCCTGCTGTATCTCGGTATCTTCGTACATAGCAGCTAAAGCGATGCGACCTGGATAGCGCTGCAATACCTGTTGCAAATATTTGTCAGCTGCTTTATCGTTGCTGAGCCGATCGAACACCACATCTACAGCAACAGACTTGGCTCCTGCTTTCATCAGCTTGTCGATCGCAAGAGCATAAGCGCTGCGTTTCCAAGGCCAGACTTGTAATGGCTCTAGGTAAGCATACTGTTTGGGATCTTGTTGATAGAACTGTCCTTCCTTGACAGACTGCTCATCTATAGCCAAAATCACTATTTCATCTGGAGGTGCAACTGGCCCGCGCAGTTCAAATAACAGGGTTTGGGTGTTGTACTCCATCATTTGAACCAGTCCCAAATTGCCAGCTGTAGCGAGTCCAGCTGCCAATGCCCAAGCGCCCGTGACAATATGGCTCAAGCGAGCCAGACGCGAAGCCCGACCAGCCTGTACGCTTGATTTGGTTGTTGTACCGGAACGAGTCACGGCAGAAGTTTGTCGGTTGGTTGCGGGCAATGAGGGTTCTGGTGCCATATCCTGCCTCGAAGGTTGATTTAAAGCACCTAAGTGTATACTTTTAAGCTTTTACTTTACATCCACTTAGGTATGAAGTAATGGATAGGGCGGTTTGCATGGATAATGGGTAAGATTTACTTGCCGCTTACTATCTACCACCTACTATCTACTATTCGATCGGGCTTGATGCCGCCAAATTGGTTTGTTTACTTTTTGTTAACAAATTTCAATTTTTCGTTGAGGGCGATCGAGTTGTCAAAGTCAACATTCTAAAAGTCAAGATTCTAGACGCAAACTGGGCTTAAAGAGTCCTTCTTCGCTTGCATTGGCGCTTCTAGACATTGATGGCCCCGATGCCACCATACCAAAATCAAGCACAAACTGCACAAAAAGCCCTATAATGTCCCATGTTACGGGATGTCTGTACGATAATCTAGTAAACTGCTTTAATAAAACAAACACACGGCAAACTCTCCTTTTGAGATTGCCTACGATCTCAAAAGATTGATTGGTAATTTGTGCTTTTTGTCAAGTTACTTCCTTGGTAAGTTAAAGCTGGCCCTGGCAGTAGTGGTGAATGGAAGCAGAATCCCAATAGCGATCGAACGAAGCTACCCTAAAGGGAGATGACAGTACGAGTAAATACACCCAAAGGAGGAAAAAAAATAAGGTTATGGCTAACCAGCCATAAAGTAAGTCACTTGGAAGGGAAATTTTATAAGAAGGATGATTAGTCCAGTCTCAAACGCATTAAAATCAAGGAGGCTCTCATAGTAAAATCTATTGAATAGACAATTTCTCAGCTTGAGAAATTTCATCTAAATACTTGACAAACGAGTATAAGATAGGTTATTGGCTTTGTTAAAGCAGAAATTGCTATAATGGATTATTCCAATTAAATTCTTTTCTACTACTTTTAGGTATAAGTTTGTATGCCTTACTCGATGAACCGTCTTTCTATTTTTGTAGACGGGAACAATATGTTCTACGCTCAACAAAAAAATGGTTGGTTTTTTGACCCGCGACGAGTGTTGCAATATTTCACGAGCGAGCCGGATACAATGTTGGTAAATGCGTTTTGGTACACCGGCTTAAAAGACCCCCAAGATCAGCGAGGATTCCGAGACGCTTTGATTAGCCTTGGTTACACGGTTCGCACCAAAATTCTCAAAGAGTACTACGATGATAGCTCCGGACGTTACTCGCAAAAAGCAAATTTAGACATTGAAATTGTCGTTGATATGTTCAATACAGTAGATCAATACGATAAGGTGGTGCTGTTCAGCGGGGATGGTGATTTTGAACGAGCAATTGAACTTTTACGTTCTAAAAATACTCACATTACAGTGGTGTCAACAGAAGGAATGATTGCCAGAGAACTGCGTAATGCTACGGACAGGTATATAGACTTGAATGATATTCGCGACCATATTGAGAAAGTTGATTATTAGGTGAAAAGTAATAAGTGCAACAATTTGAAGGCAAAAGATGGTGCTACGGTTAAGCTACCTAAAATTAGGTATGGCACTCGTCAGGGTTAAAGCAGAACGGTTATAAATTGAAAAAAGCTTTATAAGCCATCAGTTGACACTTTTCTCTCACCACCTTACAGACATCGCTCGCTCGCACAAAATAAGGAGGATATCTCGTTTAGAGCTATGCAAAACCAACCCAAAACAGACCGAATTATCATTTTCGATACCACACTTCGAGATGGCGAACAATGTCCCGGCGCTACCTTGAATGTAGACGAGAAGTTGATTATTGCCCGTCAATTGGCTCGTTTGGGTGTAGATGTAATCGAGGCGGGATTCGCTTACGCCAGTCCCGGTGATTTTGAGGCAGTTCAGAAGATTGCCGAAGCTGTGGGAACAGAAGATGGGCCGATTATCTGTAGCTTGGCAAGAGCGATAAAAGCAGATATCGAAGCAGCAGCAAAAGCGCTCAAACCGGCAGCAAAGGGGAGAATTCACACCTTTATTTCTACATCGGATATTCATTTGGAATATCAATTGCGGAAGACAAGGGCAGAAGTGTTGGCCATTGCCGAAGAAATGGTCTCCTACGCTAAGTCTTTCATGGATGATGTAGAATTCTCGCCGATGGATGCGGCTCGTTCCGACCCACAGTATTTGTATCAGGTTTTAGAACGAGCGATCGCAGCTGGCGCTACAACTATCAATATTCCCGATACCGTAGGTTACATGACTCCCAGCGAATTCGGAGATTTGATTCGCGGTATTAAGGAAAATGTTCCCAACATCGATAAAGCAATTATTTCCGTTCACGGTCATAACGATTTGGGATTGGCTGTTGCGAACTTCTTGGAAGCAGTGAAAAATGGCGCACGCCAGTTAGAATGCACCATTAACGGCATTGGCGAACGCGCTGGCAATGCGTCTTTGGAAGAATTGGTGATGGCATTGCACGTCCGCCGTCAATATTACAATCCTTTCTTGGGACGTCCGGTGGAATCGGAAGCACCGCTAACTAATATTGACACGCGGCAGATTTACAAAACTTCTCGTTTGGTTTCCAACTTGACGGGAATGTTGGTGCAACCGAATAAAGCAATTGTAGGCGCAAATGCTTTCGCTCACGAATCCGGTATCCATCAAGATGGGGTGCTGAAAAATAAGCTTACCTATGAAATTATGGATGCTGAATTGATTGGTTTGACCACCAATCAAATTGTACTCGGCAAACATTCCGGTCGCCATGCTTTCGGCGCACGTTTGAAAGAGTTGGGATTTGAACTTTCGGATACGGATTTGAATAAGGCGTTTCTGAAGTTCAAAGAGGTAGCGGATAAGAAGAAAGAAATTACCGATTGGGATTTGGAAGCGATCGTTAATGACGAAATCCAACAAGCTCCCGACCTTTTCCGTGTAGAATTGGTGCAGGTTTCTTGCGGTAGCAACGCTCGTCCGACGGCAACGGTAACTCTCAGAACGCCAGAAGGAGAGGAGTTGACTGATGCGGCGATTGGAACTGGGCCGGTGGATGCTGTTTATAAGGCAATTAACCGCGTGGTAAATGTGCCGAATCAGCTAATTGAATTTTCTGTGCAGTCGGTGACGGCGGGAATTGATGCAATTGGAGAAGTAACAATTCGCCTCAAACATGGTGAGCGCATTTTCTCCGGTCATGCTGCTAACACGGATATTATCGTCGCTTCCGCGCAAGCTTATATAAATGCGCTGAATCGTTTGTATGCGGCGTTGCAGAATAAGCAAGTGCAGTCTGAAGGTGGCGAAAATCCTGCTGCTGCGGGTACTACTGTGTAAGTGTGAATAGGTGGACAAAACGCTAGAAGGCGTTGAAAGAGAAAAAGTATAAAGGCACGAAGGGATAAATTTCCTTTCGTGTTTTTTCTGTTTTGGGGGAAGAAAAAAGTGCGATCGCGATAGCGTGCCGGAGGCGATCGCTTATGGCAAATTAAAATAGATTTAAGCATTCGATCGCCCAAATTATGTCTGAAATTATTGTTGCTGTTTACGAAAATGGTGTTTTGCGTCCCGTAAATCCCGTATCTTTAAATGAGGGTCAAACTGTGCGACTGCAAGTGGTGCTGGAAGTATCGCCAGGAGAGTCACAAAATGAGGTAGAAAAGCCATTTCAGTCATTAGTTGACCAAAAAGTGATGAGTCTGCCACCGAAACAGGGTCAAATCGATCGCGCTGAATTAGCGCGGCGCGAAGAGGCGCGGCGCGAACGGATGCAAAAAATGGGGCCAATCCCAGGTAAACCTCTATCAGAAACCATTATTGAGGATCGTGGCCCGTGGTAAACGCTTATTTCTTGGATACCAGCGCGTTAGTGAAAAGATATATTTATCTACTTCTGTTGAGCGTCATCAACATATCTTTAATGATAATGTAAATAACTAACGCAGTTTGTAAAAATTGTCCGAGTTGCATAATTGGATCGAAGCGCCAGCCAGAAAAAAGTAGGATCGTGCCAATTATTAAGAAAAAAATCGTTGAAACTATTGCTTGAATGACATATCTAATCAAAGATGAATCGCTGACATTTCTGGCACGTCTAAATATCAAAATTAATGCCGATACTATATAAATAAAACTCCCTACGAAATATACTAATCCACATAAACTTGCTAAATTAAAAGATACATTTATCATGTTCGATCGCCTGATTTAGATTAAAAACCCTACAGTCTTAGTTTTATTATAAATTAAAATACTTTTCATTTACTTTTCCTGATTGTAACGATCGTATGTTTGCCGCAAAAATAATCCCGATCTCATTCAATATCCTCTACGCGGTTACGATCCTGTCCTTGAGAGTGCGATCTCTCTTTAACAATCTTCATATTGTTTATTGAATTGTAGTCAAAATTTAAACTAATTTACGATAAAAAAGGGTAAAATCCTAGATTAATATACAACACAACTACATCTGTCAAAGGGTGGGTAAAAATGTTGGGATGGATATTTGGCGGTTTTGTCAAAAAATTAGAGCGTGCAGCTAATGATATTTCACATAATTTTGTGAAAGCTAGCGGAGAAGAAATAGATCGTTTATTTGATGAGCGATTATCACCTTTAGCTGATAAGTTAGATTATATAGCTCAACAAAGAATTAAAGAATCTAGATTAGAAATTGAAGCTTTAGAAAATAAAACGAAAGCTGATATTGAGTCTTTGCTGGCTCAGGCTGATGAGAAAGCAAAGCAAAATTTGGAAAAAATTGATTTGGTGCGACAAGAAAGTTTGGCAGATGTAAGAGCAACTCTTAGTCAAACAGATGCTTATTTGGAAAACCGGATTAACCAAATTTCGCTGGCGGTAATGGAAGCTCTGGAATTTACTAATTATCGGGTTGATAAAGCTTTGTTGGAAGTTAAGGATTTGGAAAATAAATTGTTTGTAGATGCGAATTATTTAGTGGATAAGTTAATTCAGCAAATTGATGAGGTTTTAGAAGGTAAAATTGAGAAATTTAATACGATTTTACAAAGATATTTAGATCATGCTTTGCCAGGGCCATTTGATAAATGCAAGCGGCGACTTAATATTCAATGGAAATTTGGTAATCAAATTTCTGATATGGATCTCTATCGATTAGCTGAATGTTATGAATTGAGCAAATTAGATGAGAATACCTCTATTGAAAAAGTAGTAGAGATTTACGGACAATTGCAATTAAATGCGGCTAGAATGGCGGCGTTAGTGCGAAATGCACCTATATTGAAAAGAATTGCTGTGGATGATTGGCTTAAATATGGAGTGCTTTCCGAGTTTTGGTACGATACTTTGAAAGCGTATGATTCTAATGTTCCGATGCTGAAGCCTTCAATAAGACAAGCATTGTTAACTGATAGTAATGACAATGATTAGATATGTTTTGGTAAGAGGTTCTTAAAATTTTATTAGGAGTAAAGATAATGAAAACTGGTGGTGATGACTGGAAAACGCCATTGGGTGTTTATGAAAGAGCGATCGCAGAATTAGCAAGTACGCGCCAAGAACTTCAGGCAGAGTTAAAAAATTTAAAAGAACTGGAAAGTTGGAAAGCTAATTTGAGATCGGAAATTCAAAGTGCTAAGTCAGATCTGCAAGCGATTAAATCAGAACAACAAACTTTTCAAACTAAGTTAGAGAATACTAAAAAAGAGTTAAGTGCTACTCAAATAGAATTGCAAAAAGTGAAAGCCGAACTAGAAAGTAAAAAATCCCAAATTACCGATATCCAAACAAAAATAGAAACTACAAATACCCTCTTGAAAAGCTTCAGTTCTGAAGCCCAAAAAGCAGTTGGTTTTGCCATATCAGAAGCTAAAGATGCCAAAAATCAAGCTGAGAACGCTTTGTCACAAATAGCTGGATTAAAAAATCAGCAGGTAGTTAAAGATACTCCATCTAAAAATAAAACTGAGTCAACTAATTTTACTTCTGACTATGATAGTAGTTCTAACCCTACGGGAGAAGTAATTATGATTTTAAACGGTGTATTAGGGATGACTGCCGCTCACCCCAGAGATTTTGAAAAAGCTAGACAGATTTTTGTACTTAAAGACCGAACTTCTGTGAGAATGTGGACAAATCCCGTAGGTGTCGATCACGTATTTTTGGCTGATGTT
This Aerosakkonema funiforme FACHB-1375 DNA region includes the following protein-coding sequences:
- a CDS encoding serine/threonine-protein kinase, with amino-acid sequence MAPEPSLPATNRQTSAVTRSGTTTKSSVQAGRASRLARLSHIVTGAWALAAGLATAGNLGLVQMMEYNTQTLLFELRGPVAPPDEIVILAIDEQSVKEGQFYQQDPKQYAYLEPLQVWPWKRSAYALAIDKLMKAGAKSVAVDVVFDRLSNDKAADKYLQQVLQRYPGRIALAAMYEDTEIQQGSLIQPTLPNPLFRTKPISAGIINYPLEVDGRIHRFSSEFIKQLSQTYSKQVKEEIDALTVAVPSFDEAALIAAGQSNIRAKGDRIYFYGPKDTFKQIPFFHVLDPYIWNNHLQQGKFKDKIVLIGPTTITEVQDFHKAPFSGSLLYREQMSGIEIHANAIATLMQGKAIGQAIPNPLMQGLFVFGGVLGTSVFLSKRKRSLNRFGWAIGIAFAWGTVSYFTFTYGQLILPTAVPAFAIVLSGFFYLTGDVSRQQIGKFQLRQTLKRYVTSPIVQEILSQHDDLQDLLPLKDSGTANKKIGGRYEIIKVLGAGGFGETYIAQDTQRPGKPLCVVKQLKPATNDHKHLELARRLFPREADALEKLGQHKQIPQLLAYFEEGDEFYLVQEFIAGHSLEYELIPGKPLTESQVIDIMLELLEILEFVHSQGVIHRDIKPNNIIRRDSDDKLVLIDFGAVKEVSTQLLENDGQSRFTVGIGTQGYAPPEQCAGRPRPNSDIYAVGITAIKALTGLSPNQLQQDIKSAEILWTHKAQVNPELAAIVSKMVRYDYHQRYQSASEIKEALLEIQQSSAAAFSLTDSPIDSAYSDEYDAPTKAWAERSETLYPLEETQEYKNQNN
- a CDS encoding LabA-like NYN domain-containing protein translates to MPYSMNRLSIFVDGNNMFYAQQKNGWFFDPRRVLQYFTSEPDTMLVNAFWYTGLKDPQDQRGFRDALISLGYTVRTKILKEYYDDSSGRYSQKANLDIEIVVDMFNTVDQYDKVVLFSGDGDFERAIELLRSKNTHITVVSTEGMIARELRNATDRYIDLNDIRDHIEKVDY
- a CDS encoding 2-isopropylmalate synthase; this translates as MQNQPKTDRIIIFDTTLRDGEQCPGATLNVDEKLIIARQLARLGVDVIEAGFAYASPGDFEAVQKIAEAVGTEDGPIICSLARAIKADIEAAAKALKPAAKGRIHTFISTSDIHLEYQLRKTRAEVLAIAEEMVSYAKSFMDDVEFSPMDAARSDPQYLYQVLERAIAAGATTINIPDTVGYMTPSEFGDLIRGIKENVPNIDKAIISVHGHNDLGLAVANFLEAVKNGARQLECTINGIGERAGNASLEELVMALHVRRQYYNPFLGRPVESEAPLTNIDTRQIYKTSRLVSNLTGMLVQPNKAIVGANAFAHESGIHQDGVLKNKLTYEIMDAELIGLTTNQIVLGKHSGRHAFGARLKELGFELSDTDLNKAFLKFKEVADKKKEITDWDLEAIVNDEIQQAPDLFRVELVQVSCGSNARPTATVTLRTPEGEELTDAAIGTGPVDAVYKAINRVVNVPNQLIEFSVQSVTAGIDAIGEVTIRLKHGERIFSGHAANTDIIVASAQAYINALNRLYAALQNKQVQSEGGENPAAAGTTV
- a CDS encoding antitoxin family protein codes for the protein MSEIIVAVYENGVLRPVNPVSLNEGQTVRLQVVLEVSPGESQNEVEKPFQSLVDQKVMSLPPKQGQIDRAELARREEARRERMQKMGPIPGKPLSETIIEDRGPW
- a CDS encoding Ycf66 family protein, whose translation is MINVSFNLASLCGLVYFVGSFIYIVSALILIFRRARNVSDSSLIRYVIQAIVSTIFFLIIGTILLFSGWRFDPIMQLGQFLQTALVIYIIIKDMLMTLNRSR